GAACACCGGGCCGCGCTCTGGCTGCTGCTCGATCAGGCGGTGGTACACGCCCATGTGGCCGTAGACCAGGCCGGCTTTTTCCGCCGCCACGACGATGTCCGGGCCGTGCAGCTTCTCGCCGGCGCGGGCGGCCAGATAGACCGTCACGATCTTGTCGAACTCGTCGCTGACCCGCTTGCCGAGCTCGGTCCCCGCGGTGCCGTCGAGACTGCGTTCAAACAGGTCCAGCTCCGCCTGAGCGGTCGGATCCTCGCGAGCGGCAGCGGTCGTATCGGCTGCGACCTCGTCCTCAAGCTGCTCGCCCAGCGTCGGCTCACGCCTTGACCCGCTGCCGTCGGCGGCGCGCGCAACCCGCCGGCCCTGGCCGGGCTTGCGCGGCCGGCCAAAAAACAGGATCGCGCCGACCACAAACAGCCCGGCGATCAGGATTCCGATCCGCAACAGGGTTTCGTCCGACATCAGCTTTGGTACTCCGGTTTATTGCATGGGTGGGCGCCGGGAACGCCGTCGTGGCACGACGGTCCGACGCCCGCGATCAGGCGGCCCCCACCAGGCGGGTCGCCTCGGTGAGGTCAACGCTTACCAGCCGGCTGACA
The genomic region above belongs to Lysobacter avium and contains:
- the zipA gene encoding cell division protein ZipA: MSDETLLRIGILIAGLFVVGAILFFGRPRKPGQGRRVARAADGSGSRREPTLGEQLEDEVAADTTAAAREDPTAQAELDLFERSLDGTAGTELGKRVSDEFDKIVTVYLAARAGEKLHGPDIVVAAEKAGLVYGHMGVYHRLIEQQPERGPVFSVANIVKPGNFEMGTIQELETPAIAFFLTLPAPVAALDAWEAMLPTAERMAELLGGLLLDEQRNNLGRQRIGHIRDELRAYDREREAPPLSKPSRW